GATCGACCCGGTGACGCTGCGCGATCCCGGCGTCGACGTGCGGGCTGGGGTGGGCCCCGCCGTGCCCACGCTGACCCGGGTCGAGCCGACCGACGGCCATCCGGTGATGCGCCTTGGCGGGCGGGTGGCGCTGACCGGCTTCCTGCTCGACGGGGGGCCCGGGGGGCAGGTCACCGTGCGCTTCACCGAGCCGGGCTCGGGCGTGGTTCAGGCGATGTCGCCCGAGACGCCCGCCGCGCCGAACCGGCTGGTGGTGGCGCTGCCGGCGGTCACGCCGCTTGCCGCCGGCAACCCGGCCGAGGGCGGCGTGCAGGATCCGGCAAGCTGGCGCATCGGGCCCTATATCGTCGATGTCGAGGTGATCGAGGCGGGCGGCAGGCGCCGCCTGTCGAACGCGCTGCCGCTGGCGCTCGCCTCGGCCAGCACCGCCAGCGTCGCGGCGACGCCTCCGGGCGTCACGCTGACCCTCACCGCCGCGCCGCCGATCCGGCCGGGCCAGTCCGTCGCGGTCATCGCCGGCACCGAGATGGTGGTGCTTCCCGCGCCCGCCGCCCCGGCGACCCAGGTCTCGGCGCTGTTCTCGGGCCTGCCCTCGGGGCCGGGGCTGCCGGTGCGGCTGCGGGTCGACGGGATCGACAGCCCGGTCATCGACCGCTCGGTCTCGCCGCCGGTGCTGACCACGGTGACCATCCCATGACCGCCGGAGGCACCCCCACGCCGGACATGACGCTGGCGCTGCTCCGCGAGGGGCTCGACCGCGCCATCGCCGCGAGCCGGGCGCGGCTCGAGGCGGCGGGCCGCGGCGCGGTGCCGCCCGACTTCGAACTGCCCGGACCCTCGGCGCTGCCCGTGCTGGCGGCGCGGTTCAACCTGCTGCCCGAGGAGGTGGAGCTGGTCACGCTCGCCGCCGGGGTCGAGCGCGATCCGGAGGCGGGCGCGCTCGACGTCGCCACCGCCGCGGCGCTCTGGGGGCCGGTGACCTGGGACATGCTCTGCCCCGAGGCGCCGCTGCGCCGCTGGCGTCTGGTCGAGCTGACCGGGACCGGCCCGCTGCACCGGCGCGGCCTCCGGCTCGACGAGCGGGTGCTGCATTTCCTGCTGGGCACGAGCTACCTCGACGCCCGGCTCGAGGGCATGGTGGTCCGCGCCCTGCCGGTGCCGCCCGAAGGCGCGCGGGCGGGGGCCTTCGTCGAGGCCATCCGGGCGGCCTGGACCGGCACGCCCGCGCTGCCGGTGCTGCTGCTGGGCGGGCCGGATGCGGCGGCGAAACGCGGCCTTGCCGCCGCCGCGCTCGACGGGCTCGGCGTGCCGCTCTTGCGCATGGCGGCGGGTGACATCCCCGAGGACTGGGCGCAGCGCGCGGCGCTGGCGGTGTTCCTCGACCGGGAGCTGGCGCTGTCGGGCAGCGCGGTGCTGATCGAGGCGGAGGACGGGCAGGGCGCGTCCGCCGCGCGCTTCGCCGACGGGCTCACCGGGCCGACGCTGCTGTCGGCGACCGAGCCGCCGGTGCCCGAGCGCGCGCCGCGCAGGCGGCTCGAGCTTGCCCCGCCCGAGGCCGCGGAGCGCGCCGCGCTCTGGCAGGCGGCGCTGGCGCGCGACGGCTCCGCGCTGCCCGAGGAGGCCTGTCAGCGGCTCGCGACGCAATTCGCGCTCGACCCCGGCGGCATCGGCGCGGCGGTGGCGCGGGCGGGCAGCGCCGCGCCGGGGGAGCTCTGGCACGCGGCCCGGCTCGAGGCACGCAGCGCGCTCGACGGGCTCGCCGACCGGATCGACAGCAGCGCCGGATGGGACGACCTCATCCTGCCGCCCGAACAGACGGAGATGCTGCGCGACCTTGCCGAGCATCTGCACAACGCCTGGCGGGTCAACGGCGACTGGGGCTGGGCGGCGCGCGGGGCGCGCGGGCTCGGCGTGGCGGCGCTCTTCGCCGGGCCCTCGGGCACCGGCAAGACGCTGGCTGCCGAGGTGATCGCCGGGGCGCTCGGGCTCGACCTCTACCGCATCGACCTGAGCCAGGTCGTGTCGAAATACATCGGCGAGACCGAGAAGAACCTCGCCCGCATCTTCGGGGCGGCGGAGCGCTCGGGCGCGATCCTGCTCTTCGACGAGGCCGACGCGCTTTTCGGCAAGCGGTCCGAGGTGAAGGACAGCCACGACCGCTACGCCAATGTCGAGGTCAGCTACCTGCTGCAGCGGATGGAGGCCTACCGCGGCCTTGCCGTGCTCACCACCAACCAGCGCGCGGCGCTCGACAGGGCCTTCCTGCGGCGGCTGCGCTACGTGCTGAGCTTTCCCTTTCCCGACGCCGCGGCGCGCGCGGCGATCTGGGCGCGGATCTTCCCGGCCGAGACGCCGCTCGACGGGCTCGATCCGCAGGCGCTGGCGCGCCTGCCGGTCGCGGGCGGGGCGATCCGCTCGATCGCGCTCAACGCCTCCTACCTTGCGGCGCGCGGGCCGGGGCCGGTGACCATGGCGCATGTCGAGCGCGCGGCGCGGCGCGAATACGCCAAGATGGAAAAGCCCTTCACCGGCGCCGAGCAGGGGGTGTTCCGATGACCCATGGGCCGCGCATCACGCTGCGCATCGGGCGCATCACCGGCGCGACCGGCGGGCTCAGCCGCGCCGCGCTGGAGCAGGCGCTGCACGCCGAGATCGCGCGGATCGTCGCGCAGGAGGGCGGCGCGGCCTTTGGCTCCGGCGGGGCGCGGGCGCATGTCGCGGCACGCCTCGAGGGCGGGCAGGCCGCGGCGGGGGATCGGGCGGCGGGGCTGGCCGCGGCGACGCTCCGGGCGGTGCGCTCATGAGCGGGCGCATGGCATCGGCGCTCCGCGCGCAGGCCTCGGCGACGCGGAGCTCGCCCGCGACGCCGGTGCTGACGCCCGCCGTGTCTCCTGCCGTTGCCAAGGCCGAGGAGGCGACCGCGCGCGGCGGCGCGCCGCTGCCGGACCCGCTGCGCGCGCAGTTCGCGCCGCGCTTCGGCCGGGACCTGTCGGACATCCGCATCCATACGGGCGCGGCGGCGGGCGCCGCGGCCGAGGGGCTCGGCGCCACCGCCTTCACCCGCGGCGCGCATATCGCCTTTGCGCCGGGCGGCTTCGATCCCGGCAGCCGCCCGGGGCGGCGCGTGCTCGCCCACGAGATCGCCCACAGCTTCCAGCCCGGCGCGCAGGGCACCGTCCGGCGCACCTGTCCGACCGACCCGTCGAAGATCCCGCCGGGCGACAGCAAGGCCTTCGAGGCCGCGGTCGACGCGATCACCGGCCGCAGCGAGTTCAAGGGGCTGAAGACCGACGCGCAGAAGCTTCGCCGGCTCTCGCGTCAGTTGACCGGCGAGGAGGAGCTGCGCCTCGACGCCCCGGGCGCGGCGCAGGACATCATCGACGGCGCCCGGGCCAGTGCCTGCCCGATGTTCTACATCGACCTTCTCAAGCAGCTCTTCGACCTTCCCGAGCCGGTCGCGAAGAAAGCCGACAAGGCTGCCACCGGGGGCGGCACGAGCCGCGAGGAGATGGCGGTTGCGACGCGCGCCGACATGCTCAAGGCCTTCAACGCCGAGCAGACGCGGCTTGCCCCCGGCTCCACAGGCGAGACCCACAAGGACGACGAGGAGAAGGCGGCCGCGGGCTCCGGGCGCAGCTACAGCTGGGTCAAGAACAAGGATCTCGGCAAGTCCTACCAGGTCGATGCGCGCAACCCGGCGGACATCTACGTGCGGGTGAAGATCCTGCTCAAGCCGCGCGGCGGCGGCACGGCGGCGGACGTGGCGAATGTCAGCGGCATCCAGGACGCCATCGAGAAGGCCATGTCGCAGCCCGGCTACACCGTCGACATCGACTTCGTCACCTCGGGCGGGTCGCAGAAGGACGTCTTCACCATCGGCGTCGACCCGAGCGACTGGCCGGAGTCGCAGAACTGGGTGAAGGGGCCGGGCACGCTCGCGCACGAGGCGCAGCACGTGCTCAACAACGAGGACCGCTATTCCTACCTGAGCCACGCCACAAACCCGGCCTACAACTACGCGAACCGGCTCAACCTTTTCCGCCGCCAGATGGTGCGCCCGGTGGACACGCTGGCGGGCGAGTCGATGATGCAGCGCAGCGGCTCGAACCGTCCGCTGAACGAGCAGGACATCTGCGCGACCGCCTTCGCCAACCGCGAGGGCAAGGACACCGGGATGGAGGCGCAGTACAAGGACTGCCTGCTGGCGCGCTTCGCCCTGCGCCCGGCCTCCGACATCCAGCGCATCGCGCGCATGCTGACCCACCCCTATGCCGCGCGCAACGCGGGGCTGCTCGACATCCTTGCCAGCGCTTACCTGAAGCGCCCGGAGAAGGAGCGAATCGCGGGCTGCACCGACATCTACGCCCCCGAATGCGGCCAGCCGCCGAAGGAGGATTTCGGCGTGACCGTCGACATCTCGCTCGACGCGGCCAAGAACCCGATCCCGCGCCCGCACAAGCCGCCGCCGGTGAGCGACCTGAAGAAGACGCGGAGGTCCCCATGAGCGGCGTACTCGACATCGCCGCCGCCGAGGCGGTCGCCGTGCAGCGCGCCTGTTCCTGCGGCGGTTCGGGCTGCGCCGCCTGCGCGGCGGAGGAGCAGCTCGGGATCCAGCCGAAGCTGACGCTGGGGCCGGTGAACGACCGCTACGAGCAGGAGGCCGACCGGATCGCCGACAAGGTGGTCTCGGGCGGGGCCACGGTCCAGCCGCTGCGGGTGACGCCGCTGGTGCAGCGCAGCGGTGGCGAGGAGGACGAGTTGCAGGCCAAGCCCGCGCAGGGTCAGCGGATGGAGGGGGCCGGCGACGAGGAGGAACTCCGGGCCAAGTCGCTTCCCTCCGCCCGAAGGCCCGGCGCCGCGCCGCTCACCGCCGCGGCGGAGGCCGTCTCGGGCAGCGGCCGCGGGCTCTCGGCCTCGGAGCGGGGGTATTTCGAGCCGCGTTTCGGGCGCGATCTCTCCCACGTGCGGCTGCACACGGGTGGCGCCGCCGGACGCGCGGCGGCGGGCATCAACGCCCGCGCCTTCACGCTGCGGAGCAACATCGCCTTCGCCCAGGGCCAGCTCGCGCCCGGCTCGACCGAGGGGCGGCGGCTGCTGGCGCACGAGATCACCCACACCTTGCAGCAAGGCACCGGCCAGCAGGGTACGGGCCAGCAGGGCACGGGCGCGCGGCGCAGCGTGCAGCGGCAGGAGGCGGCGTCTCCGGCCGGGCAGACGGGCACGGCACCGCCGCAGACCGCCCCCGGCGCGGCCCCCCCGCCCGCGACGCCGCCCGCCCAGCAGAGCGGCGACCGCGACGGGCACGTGGACCAGCGCTACCCCTGCGCGCGCGCCGATTGCGGGGCGCGGCTCTTGACCGTCGAGAGCGATTTCACCGAGGCGCAGTCGCGCGTCTCCGCCGCCGTCGCCGCGCTGGCGAGCCGCCCCTACGAGGCCGGCACTACCCGCGCGCTCGAGTGGTATTTCAACGACCAGTCGGAAGAGACCGTGCGGACGGTGCGCGAACGGCTCGAATGCATCGGCGCCTGCCTGCGCCTCGCGCTGCGCAGCGGCCAGTACGGATGCGTCGCGAGCCACGGCACCGCCAATGCCTATGTCGCGCATATCTCGACGCCCTACTGCTCGGACAACCGCGCGCGGATCTGCCTGACCGACAACTATTTCGACCTCGGCGACGACCGGCGCCCGCGCACGCTGGTGCACGAATGCGCGCACCGGATCGGGATGTCGCTCGGCGAGGATCACAACAGCGTCTCGGACATCTACGAGCACCGGATGCGCTTCCGCTTCCTCGACACCGAGCAGGCGCTGCAGAACTCGGATTCCTTCTCGATGTTCGTCGAGGCGATCCACTCGGGCGTGCCCATTGACGTGTCGCTGAGCGCCGTGAGCCTCAATCCCAACCTCGCGGTCGGCACCGCCGTGCCCGGCTCCGGCGCGCCCACTTGGATCGTGCGCCACTACGCGGGGGTGCAGCTCGATCACCCGGTGCTCGGCTTCTTCAGCCCGACGCTCGGGCTCGGCTTCTCGCTCATCGGCGAGACCGAGACCGAGGGCGCCGCGCCCGTGCGCTCGCCGAGCAGCTTCATCGGCAGCGTGCTCCCGGGCGTCCGCTTCGGCAACCCGCGCCCCGGCTCGGGCGGCGGCGCCTTCGTCTCGGTCGCCGGCGGGCCGGCGCTGGCGCTGCCGCTCGACGGCTCGTCGGGGGCGCGGCTCGGGGCGGAGGCGGGGGTCTCGTTCGGCTACCGCTGGCGCCTCTGGGACGTGACCGTCGAGGCGAGCGGCAACCTCGGCTACGTCTACGATCCCACGCGCGAGGCGGGGATGGAGCATCTCTTCACCCCGACGGTCGGCCTGCGGGTCGACTATCTCAGTCCGCTCTAGGAGGGCCGCCATGACCGGCTTCACCCGTTCTCCCAAGCTGCTCCGCGCCGGGCTGGTGCTGATCTCGCCCGAGAGCGGCGCGGTCGATCGGATCATCTCGCTGCAATATGCCTCCGAGACGCTGACGCGCTCGCTCGAGGTGCAGGGCATCGCCGACGAGCCCGACCGGTCGCAGCCGCTGCGGCTGACCGGCCCGGCGGTCGAGACGATCAGCCTCGAGGCGGCGCTCGATGCCACCGACCAGCTCGAGGCCCCGGGCGAGAACCCCGACGCGGTGGCCTTCGGCCTCTTTCCGGTGCTGTCGGCGCTCGAGACGCTGATCCACCCGACGACGGCCCAGCTCGAGCGGCAGAAGGCCCAGTCCGCCGCGGGCAGCTTCGAGATCGCCCCTGCGGAGACGCCGCTGACGCTTTTCGTCTGGTCGGCGAGCCGCATCGTGCCGGTGCGCGTGACGCAGATGTCGATCACCGAAGAGATGTTCGACGAGCGGCTCAACCCGATCCACGCCAAGGTTTCGCTGTCGCTGCGGGTGCTCTCGGTCGACGATCTCGGCTTCGGGCACCGCGGCTCGGGCCTCTACCTGGCCTACCTGAAGTCCAAGGAAAGCTTCGCCGCGCGGTTCCGGGGCGGCACGCTCGATGCGCTCGGCGCGGGAGGCCTTTCATGAAGAACCCGATCCAGGCCATGTACGAGGCGGGCATCGTCGAGGCCTCGGACTTCCCGCCCGACAGCCGCTACTCCGGCATTCCGACGACGACCGTCCGCGCAGCTGACGGCCGGCTGATCCCCTGTCTCGCCCGCCGCTTCGTGCCCCCGCCCGAGGACTTCGCGACGCTTGGCTACCGCGTGTTGCGCGAGGGCGAGCGGCTCGACCTGCTCGCGGCCGAGGCGATGGGCGCCCCCGGCGCCTGGTGGCAGCTCTGCGACGCCAACCGCGCGGTCTTTGCCGAGGAGCTCGAGACCCCGGGAACCGAGATACGGCTGACGCTGCCGCGGGGCGTGCCGGCCGGGGAGGAGGCGCCATGATCAAGGGCCTCGACCTGCAGCTTCTCTTCGGCCCCGGCGTGCCGGTTCCCGCGCCGCGCGCGGTGATCGACGCGCTGCAGGGGGTGAAGATCAACGAGAATTCCGGCGACACGCAATCGGGCTTCGAGCTGATGTTTGCGCTGGAAAAGGACAGCCCGCTCAGCACGCTCTTCCTGCTCGCCGGGGGCGGCGCGCTGCCGATCCTGCGCGTGGCGCTGGTGGCGACGATCTCGGGCACCGCGATGCCGCTGATCAACGGCGTGGTCACCAACACCGATCTCAGCCCCGGCGCGGGCGGCCAGCCCGCCATGCTCTCGGTCAAGGGCAAGGACCTCACCGCGGCGATGACCAAGATCGACTTCTCGGGCACGCCCTATCCGGCGATGCCGCCCGCCGCGCGGGTGGCGCTGATCCTGGCGAAATACGCCTGGCTCGGGGTGATCCCGCAGGTGATCCCGAGCCTCGAGGGCCCGCCGCTGCCGACCGACAAGATCCCGCGCCACAAGGGCACGGATCTGGCCTACATCCTCGCGCTGGCCGAGGAGGCGGGCTACACCTTCTTCATGAAGCCCGGCCCGGCCCCGGCGACCTCCTTCGCCTACTGGGGGCCCGAGGTGCGGATCGGCGCGGTGCAGCCGGCGCTGACGGCGGAGAGCGGCTTTTCCACCAACACAGAGCAGCTTTCCTTCACCTTCGACAAGGACGGGCTGGAGATCCCGGTGGTCTACATCCAGCAGCGGGAGAGCAAGGCGCCGATCCCCATCCCGATCCCGTCGAGCATCCCGTTCCACCCGCCGATCGGGGCGGTGCCGCCGCTGCCGCCGACGATCACCCGGCTGACCGACACCGCGCATCTGCATCCCTACGAGGCCGTAGTGCGCGGCTTTGCCGCCGCGGCGCGCCGGGCGGACCCGGTGACCGGGACGGGCACGATCGACGTGCTGCGCTACGGCCGGGTGCTGCGGGCGCGCAGCCTCGTCGGGGTGCGCGGCGCCGGTCCCGCCTTCGACGGGGTGCATTACGTGCAGAGCGTGACCCACGACCTGTCGCGCGGGAAGTACAAGCAGAGCTTCACCCTCAAGCGTAGCGGGCTCTTGCCCACCCGTCCCTCGGTGCCGGCATGACGCAGTATTTCGGAAAATATCGCGGCACGGTGGTCAACAACGTCGATCCGATGCTGATCGGCCGCATCCAGGCGATCGTGCCCGATGTCTCGGGCCTCGCGCCGAGCAGCTGGTGCATGCCCTGCTTTCCCGTCGCCGGGCTGCAGAGCGGGGTGATCGGCGTTCCGCCCGTCGGCGCGGGGGTCTGGATCGAGTTCGAGAAGGGCGACGCCGACCAGCCGATCTGGACTGGCTGCTATTTCGGCTCCGCCGCCGAGGTGCCGGCGCTGCACCAGCTGACGCCGCCGGGCCTCTCGGCGGTGACCATCCAGACCCTGCTGCAGAACGGCATCACCATCACCGACCTGCCGGGGCCGACAGGGGGCATCGTGCTCAAGACTGCAACCGGCGCGTCGCTGATCGTCAACGACACCGGCATCTACATCCAGAACGGCAAGGGGGCCTCGATCGTGATGACGGGGCCGACGGTGACCGTGAACAACGGCGCATTGACGGTGATCTGAGGGAGGCGCGCATGACCGGACCCATCCTGCATCTCGGCGCGACGGTGACCTGCTCGCACGGCGGGCAGGCGCTGCCGGCCTCGCCCTCGGCCCGGGTGCTGCTGAGCGGCCAGCCCGCGGTGTCGCAGCTCTCGCCCTGGGTGGTGGCGGGCTGCGGCTTCGTGCCGCCGGGCGGCAACGGGCCCTGCGTCACCGCCAGCTTCGTCGTGGCCGCGACGCGGGTCTTCATCGAGGGCGCGCCCGCGGTGCTGCAAAGCTCGACCAGCATCTGCCAGCCGACCGGCACGCCGCTGCTGCCGGTGCAGGCGCAGACGCGCGCGATCGGGAGTTGAGGCCATGCAGCTCGACTTTCCCTATCACTTCGACGGGCGCGACCGGACGGCGGAGATCTCGGAGGAGGGGCATATCCGCGACCTGATCCACCAGATCCTCTTCACCAATCCCGGCGAGCGGGTGATGCGGCCCGAGTTCGGGGCGGGGGTCCACCAGCTGGTCTTCGGCCCGGCCAGTGTCGAGACCGCGGCGACGAGCGAATTGATGATCCGCGGCGCGCTGCAGCAGTATCTCGGCCAGCGCATCGCGGTCGAGGAGGTGCGCTCCGAGGCCGAGGGTCCCGCGATCCGCATCACCATCGTCTACATCCTGCTG
The window above is part of the Salipiger sp. H15 genome. Proteins encoded here:
- a CDS encoding GPW/gp25 family protein, which produces MQLDFPYHFDGRDRTAEISEEGHIRDLIHQILFTNPGERVMRPEFGAGVHQLVFGPASVETAATSELMIRGALQQYLGQRIAVEEVRSEAEGPAIRITIVYILLRSGARQSASFTAGGAGGGP
- a CDS encoding LysM domain-containing protein, with product MKNPIQAMYEAGIVEASDFPPDSRYSGIPTTTVRAADGRLIPCLARRFVPPPEDFATLGYRVLREGERLDLLAAEAMGAPGAWWQLCDANRAVFAEELETPGTEIRLTLPRGVPAGEEAP
- a CDS encoding DUF4157 domain-containing protein — translated: MSGVLDIAAAEAVAVQRACSCGGSGCAACAAEEQLGIQPKLTLGPVNDRYEQEADRIADKVVSGGATVQPLRVTPLVQRSGGEEDELQAKPAQGQRMEGAGDEEELRAKSLPSARRPGAAPLTAAAEAVSGSGRGLSASERGYFEPRFGRDLSHVRLHTGGAAGRAAAGINARAFTLRSNIAFAQGQLAPGSTEGRRLLAHEITHTLQQGTGQQGTGQQGTGARRSVQRQEAASPAGQTGTAPPQTAPGAAPPPATPPAQQSGDRDGHVDQRYPCARADCGARLLTVESDFTEAQSRVSAAVAALASRPYEAGTTRALEWYFNDQSEETVRTVRERLECIGACLRLALRSGQYGCVASHGTANAYVAHISTPYCSDNRARICLTDNYFDLGDDRRPRTLVHECAHRIGMSLGEDHNSVSDIYEHRMRFRFLDTEQALQNSDSFSMFVEAIHSGVPIDVSLSAVSLNPNLAVGTAVPGSGAPTWIVRHYAGVQLDHPVLGFFSPTLGLGFSLIGETETEGAAPVRSPSSFIGSVLPGVRFGNPRPGSGGGAFVSVAGGPALALPLDGSSGARLGAEAGVSFGYRWRLWDVTVEASGNLGYVYDPTREAGMEHLFTPTVGLRVDYLSPL
- a CDS encoding DUF4255 domain-containing protein, which codes for MSNVLAISAVTHLLKDMLNNALIDGNISDDLTADFTVTALSPDRVLSENQAEQPTQLNLFLYRISPNTALRNADLPTRRADGTLSRRPVLALDLHYILTAVSAEELHPEILLGYAMQLFHERPILDREQIRASLQLNPMDQILPEAYDTARASAIADQIESIKITPRTLSMDDMSKLWTAFQASYRTTVAYDVCLVMIEREIPTRPALPVLSRGGLIDPVTLRDPGVDVRAGVGPAVPTLTRVEPTDGHPVMRLGGRVALTGFLLDGGPGGQVTVRFTEPGSGVVQAMSPETPAAPNRLVVALPAVTPLAAGNPAEGGVQDPASWRIGPYIVDVEVIEAGGRRRLSNALPLALASASTASVAATPPGVTLTLTAAPPIRPGQSVAVIAGTEMVVLPAPAAPATQVSALFSGLPSGPGLPVRLRVDGIDSPVIDRSVSPPVLTTVTIP
- a CDS encoding DUF4157 domain-containing protein — its product is MASALRAQASATRSSPATPVLTPAVSPAVAKAEEATARGGAPLPDPLRAQFAPRFGRDLSDIRIHTGAAAGAAAEGLGATAFTRGAHIAFAPGGFDPGSRPGRRVLAHEIAHSFQPGAQGTVRRTCPTDPSKIPPGDSKAFEAAVDAITGRSEFKGLKTDAQKLRRLSRQLTGEEELRLDAPGAAQDIIDGARASACPMFYIDLLKQLFDLPEPVAKKADKAATGGGTSREEMAVATRADMLKAFNAEQTRLAPGSTGETHKDDEEKAAAGSGRSYSWVKNKDLGKSYQVDARNPADIYVRVKILLKPRGGGTAADVANVSGIQDAIEKAMSQPGYTVDIDFVTSGGSQKDVFTIGVDPSDWPESQNWVKGPGTLAHEAQHVLNNEDRYSYLSHATNPAYNYANRLNLFRRQMVRPVDTLAGESMMQRSGSNRPLNEQDICATAFANREGKDTGMEAQYKDCLLARFALRPASDIQRIARMLTHPYAARNAGLLDILASAYLKRPEKERIAGCTDIYAPECGQPPKEDFGVTVDISLDAAKNPIPRPHKPPPVSDLKKTRRSP
- a CDS encoding ATP-binding protein; this encodes MTAGGTPTPDMTLALLREGLDRAIAASRARLEAAGRGAVPPDFELPGPSALPVLAARFNLLPEEVELVTLAAGVERDPEAGALDVATAAALWGPVTWDMLCPEAPLRRWRLVELTGTGPLHRRGLRLDERVLHFLLGTSYLDARLEGMVVRALPVPPEGARAGAFVEAIRAAWTGTPALPVLLLGGPDAAAKRGLAAAALDGLGVPLLRMAAGDIPEDWAQRAALAVFLDRELALSGSAVLIEAEDGQGASAARFADGLTGPTLLSATEPPVPERAPRRRLELAPPEAAERAALWQAALARDGSALPEEACQRLATQFALDPGGIGAAVARAGSAAPGELWHAARLEARSALDGLADRIDSSAGWDDLILPPEQTEMLRDLAEHLHNAWRVNGDWGWAARGARGLGVAALFAGPSGTGKTLAAEVIAGALGLDLYRIDLSQVVSKYIGETEKNLARIFGAAERSGAILLFDEADALFGKRSEVKDSHDRYANVEVSYLLQRMEAYRGLAVLTTNQRAALDRAFLRRLRYVLSFPFPDAAARAAIWARIFPAETPLDGLDPQALARLPVAGGAIRSIALNASYLAARGPGPVTMAHVERAARREYAKMEKPFTGAEQGVFR
- a CDS encoding phage baseplate assembly protein V; the protein is MTQYFGKYRGTVVNNVDPMLIGRIQAIVPDVSGLAPSSWCMPCFPVAGLQSGVIGVPPVGAGVWIEFEKGDADQPIWTGCYFGSAAEVPALHQLTPPGLSAVTIQTLLQNGITITDLPGPTGGIVLKTATGASLIVNDTGIYIQNGKGASIVMTGPTVTVNNGALTVI